AGACCTTGGCTGATCGCGCTGACTTGCCGCTTGATCGCGCCCCTCTCCGATTTGCTTGGGAGGGGGCGCGCATGACAGGCGATCACGCGCACGATGGCTATGCAGTGACGATCGCCGACTTCGCTGCCACCTTCTTCGCTTCCTTCCTGCGGCCATACCAGCCGCCGACCACCAGCAAGATTGCCACCGCCACCAGATCGCCGCCCAGTGCCACGGGCCGCGTGGGCCGGCCGCCGGCGATGCCATAGGTGAAGCCTTCGATCGTCACCGACACCACGGCGCCCAGCACGAAGCAGAACAGGCTATGCCGGCCGATCTGCACCACCGGCCCCATAAAGCGGGCCACGCGCTCGACCCAGCCCGCCCGCGCCGCCAGATAGACCAGCCATGCCAGCCCAAGGAAGCTGAGCACGCGCAGGAACGCCAGGCTCTGCTTCGGCAGTGGAAAGACCATCGACGGCAACCACGCCGGCAGCCAGGCCTCATACACGTGCGGACGCATCCACAGATACGTCAGCGCCATGCAGGCCATCGTGACGACCACCGCGCCGATGGTGCAGGCCCAGCGCGCGATGTTCTGTTGCGGCAGCACGAAGTCCGGCCGCAGGCGTGCCAGCAGGCCCATGCCGAACATCAGTTGCCATGCGAACGGGTTGAAGCTCCAGCCGCGCGGCTCGCTGCTCGGCAACAGCGGCAGCAGCGCCGGCGCCATGAGCCAGAGCGCCACGCTGCCGCAGACAAAGGCCAAGGGATACTTTCTCGCCCAGCCGATCGCCAGAGGCGCCAGTCCAATAAACACCGCATACATCGGCAGTACATCCGAGACGAATGGCTGCCGCGCCAGGCCGATCACCTGGAACAGCGTCTCGATCGGTTGGGCCATGAACGCTGGTGCCTCGGTCGCGCGCACGGCTGGCGCGGGCACCTTGCACATCGCCAGCAGGAACCCGAACAGCAGCATCAGCACCCCGGTCAGCACGAAGGCCTTGTAGATCTCCCAGCTACGGCGGTGCAGGCGTTTGCTCGCGGCGCTGGCGCCCTGGCGGGCCTCCATCGCGAGATAGGCGGCGCCCGCCGAATAGCCGGCCAGGAAAACGAATACCTCGGCGGCGTCGAAGAGCGTGAAGTTGCGGATCGTGTAGTCGGCCAGCACGCTGCCGTTGACATGGTCGACCACGATGAAGAGCAGCGCGATGCCGCGAATCAGGTCGACCTCGGTGCGCCGCTGGTTGTTGTTCACTGCGTTCACAGGCGTGCTTCCCAATGCAAACGGGCCGAAATTGCTTCCGGCCCATGTCTTATGCCACGGATTTTACCGTGGCATCAGGGTTAACGTGTACGCACTGTGTTTCAGTAGATTACGCTGCCGAATGTGCTGCATGCAGCCTGCCAAGCGTCCGTCGCCCAGCATCGATCACGCTGCTGGCATGCGTGGTCTGGTAGCGGATGATCATGCCCTCGATGCAGAGCATGGCCTCTTCCGCCACTTCACGTGGGCTGGACAGCCCAAGATCGTGGGCGATCCCGGTGACGAAGTCCTCCAGCGACGCCTTGTGCGCCACTGCCTGCGCCAGCAGCCGTGGGTCGTCACCGGCACCGCCGCCCGCCTCCGCGATCATGTTGATGAAGGAGCAGCCACGAAAATCCTCGGTAGCGAACCACTCGCCTAGCGCATCGGCCATGATATCCAGGTTGCCGCGTGCGGCCAGTCGTCGGGTCACCGCATCGCGGAACCAGCCCATCCAGTAGTCATGCCGGCTCTCGAGATACGCGACGATCAGGTCGTTCTTGGAAGGGAAATGCCTGTAAAGCGACATCTTGGCCACGCCCGACTCGGCGATGATCCGGTCGATCCCAGTACCGCGATAGCCATCGCGGTAGAACAGGCGTGCTGCGGTATCGAGGATGCGGTCGCGCGCGGATGGGGTAGGCATGACGGATGACAGCGTAAGGCGTTGGCGTGGATAGGCGCCATTATAGGAGACAGATCTGTCTTGATCTGTCTCGATCTCTATATATGCATCCCGCCAAATGAACAAGGGCCGGAAGCGAGACTTCGCTTCCGGCCCTCCCGATCAAGCCAGGCTCACGCTGCCGTCCGATCAGGCGGCTTCCTGCAATTGCGCCAGCTTGGCTTGCGCATCACGCAGCGCCGTGCGCAAGCCCTCTTCCACAACGGGATGGTAGAAAGGCATGGCCAGCATCGCGGCGATCGTCAGCCCCTGTTGGTACGACCACGCCAGCAGATGCGCGATATTCTCGGCGCGCGGGCCAATCCACTCAGCGCCAATAAAGCGGCCTGTGGCGCGATCCGCGTAGACGTGCATCAGCCCACGGTTCTTGAGCATCACACGGCTGCGGCCCTGATCCTCGAAGCTGACCTCGCCAGTCACGAAGCTGCCCGGTGTCAGTTCGGCAAAACGCTTGCCGACCATCGCGATCTGCGGATCGGAGAACACCACCGCGATCGGCGCGCGCCGCGTCAGCGGCCCGACCTTCGGCCAGAGCGCAGCGTTTTCGCCAGCAATCTTGCCTTCGTCGGCCGCCTCATGCAGCAGCGGCAGGACGTTATTGGCATCGCCAGCGATGAAGATCGGCGATTCACCGCACTGGAGCGTCACCGGGTCGAACGTCGGTACGCCCCGCCCATCGAGTTCCAGCGCGGTGTTGCCCAGCGCAAGCGTATCGACATTGGGCCGGCGACCCGTGGCGGCCAGCACGTAGGCAAAGCGCTCCGTCACGGTCTGGCCGTCGGCGTCTTCGAACGTGATAACGGCGTCGTCGCCCTCGCGGCGCATCTCAAGCACGCGCGCATCCGCCAACAGCGAGAATTCCTGGTTGAAGGACTTGGCAGCGTAAGCACGAATCTCGGGGTCCGACAACGGACCGACGCCGCCACCGACACCAAACACGCGCACCCGCACGCCAAGCCGCGACAGTGCTTGCCCCAGTTCCAAACCAATCACGCCCGGGCCGAACACGGCCACGCTTTGGGGCAGGTCTTCCCACGAGAACACATCGTCATTGACGATCAGGCGATCGCCGAACACGCCAAAGGACGGCGGTACGGCGGGGCGCGAGCCCGTGGCGATTACCACGCGGCTTGCGCGCACGACGGTGTGGTCGTCAACCTGGAGGATCGTGTTGTCGATGAACCGCGCCCGGCCGATCAGGCGGTCGTCCTGGGGAATGCTCTCCACGCCGCGCACCACGAAGCCGACAAAGCGGTCGCGTTCGCTCCGCACGCGCTGCATGACTTCCCTGCCGTCGATACGGACCGGGCCATCCACGTGCACGCCAAATGCAGCAGTGTGACGCGCTTCGTGCGCGGCTTCCGCCGCGGCAATCAGCAGCTTCGACGGCATGCAGCCCACGCGGGCGCAGGTCGTGCCATACGCCCCGCCCTCGATGATCACGGCGCGCTTGCCGGCGGCAATGGCCGCGCGGTAGGCGGCCAGGCCGGCAGTGCCCGCGCCGATGATGGCCACATCAGTCTGGACGGTCTGGACAGTTTGAGCGGTCTGGGCATTCTGGTTCGTGTTCATGTGCGTTTCCTGTATCGATCGTCAATCGGCGTACGGGATGGCGCCGCCACATACGCGGCGCCATCGGATACGACGACTTGCTAGGGGGGAGAGGGTGCCCAGGACACCGGTCGGGGGAACCGGGCCCGGGCGAGGGAGATCAGCGAGCCAGGTACTGTTCGAGCGCTTCTGCGCCACCGACCAGCTTGCCGTTGATGAACACCTGCGGCGCGGTCATTTCGCCCGACACGGCGCCCAGCACCTTGCCGCGAATCTTGTTCTCGAGCGGCACGTCGATGTACTCGAAGCCGTTGTCCGACAGCAGTTGCTTGGCCTTGGCGCAGTGCGAGCAGCCAATCTTCGAGAACACCACCACCTGGTCCGGCTGCTTGGCGGTCGGCGCGATGTAGTTCAGCATCGTGTCGGCATCCGACACCTTGAACGGGTCGCCCGGCTCTTCCGGCTCGATGAACATCTTGTCCACCACACCGTCCTTGACCAACATCGAATAGCGCCAGCTACGCTTGCCGAAACCGAGGTCGGCCTTGTCGACGAGCATGCCCATGCCGTCGGTGAATTCGCCGTTGCCGTCAGGGATCATGACGATGTTCTCGGACTCCTGGTCCTTGGCCCACTCGTTCATGACAAAGGTGTCGTTGACCGACACGCACAGGATCGCGTCGACGCCTTGCTTGGCGAACACCGGCGCCAGTTCGTTGTAGCGCGGCAGGTGTGTGGACGAGCACGTCGGGGTGAAGGCGCCCGGCAGCGAGAACAACACTACGGTCTTGCCGTCGAACAGTTCGGCCGTGGTCACGTCCTTCCACTCATTGTTTGCACGCACACGGAACGTGACGTTGGGAACGCGTTGGCCTTCACGGGATTGCAGCATCTGGATCACTCCTCTGGGTCAGGTTGGCGCCGCGTGTTGCAGCGATGGAGTGGATTCTGAAGATCCCAATGTGATTTGTACAATTCATCGTTTCAACCAATCCGATTGATAATTACTATTATCAATCGTAGAGAAGCGATTGATCTTCTCTATCGACGAGTGATCTCCCTGCTTTCTTGCCGCACCGGGCGCCGCTATCATTCGGCCACCCAACAAAGACAACCAAGACAACCGAAGGGACAAACCCGATGAATCGTCTGACTGCACGACTGCCAGCAGCAACCCTGCTGGCCGCCGCCCTGCTCGCCTGCCCGCTGACACCCATGGCGAACGCGGCGACCATCGCCAAGCCGGAGCTCGACCAACTCGTGGCCGGTGCTACGACAACGCCACCAGCCAGTTTCAATGCCTTCCTCGACGCCGCGGTCAAGGCCGACCCGAAACTTGCGCCTTCGGTGCGAGCCTATCGGGCAAAGCGCCCGCTCACGGGCGACGACCTCGTCAACATCGGACGCCTGCTCGGTGTCTACAACCGCGTGCATAACGGGCATGCCGTGCTCGACAGCATCAGCGAGATGGTGGCGCTGCGCACGGTGCGCGACGACAAGGTGCCGCAGCACGAGAACCCCGCAATCATCGAGTTCGGCAAGCTCGTGGAGCGGATGGCCAAGGACTTCGGCCTGCACTATCGCAACATCGACAACCGCGTGTTCGAAGTCACGCTGCCTGGCACCGGCAAGGACACCTTCGGCATCCTTACCCATGCCGACGTGGTGCCCGTGGTGGCCGACGAATGGGTACTCGACGATGGCACGAAGCTCGACCCGTTCAAGGTCACGCGCGTAGGCGACTACCTCTATGGACGTGGCACGATCGACGACAAGGGCTCGATTGCCGCCGCCCTCTACGCGATGAAAACCGTGCGCGAAAGCGGCGTGCCGCTGGCGCGTTCGATCCGGCTGATGATCGAGACCACCGAGGAAACCGGTGGCGACGGCATGAAGTACTACCGCGAGAAAACCGCCCTGCCCGAGTACAACATCGTGCTCGACAGCAAGTACCCCGCCGTGGTCGCCGAGAAAGGCTCGGGCGCGCTGACCGCGCGCTTCGCGGATCAGGCGGTGGACGGCAAGCAGCCGGCCATCGTGGCCATGAGCGGCGCCGCCTCGGCCAACGCGATTCCTCAGACGGCGACGGCACGCATCAGCGGCGGTGACCTGGCAGCCGTGGCCGCCGGCCTGGAAAAGGCGCGCGCCGGTTTCATCGCCCAGCATGAGGCCCAGGGCAAGTTCTCGATCGACATCGCGCGTGACGGCGACGTCATCGTCGTGAAGGTGACTGGCACGTCCGCCCATGGCTCCCGCCCCGAGGAAGGCGTGAACCCCGTGCCGCGTCTCGCGATGTTCCTGCAGTCGTCGGGCGTCGCCTTTGCAGACAACCAGTACGCCCATGCGATCCGCTACCTGACCGACCTCTATGGCACCGACTATCTCGGGGAAAAGCTCGGCGTGGCCTATCGCGATGACTTCATGGGTCCGTTGACGATCTCGCCGACGCTGATCCGCGAGCGCGGCGGCAAGCTCGAAGTCACCGCCAACGTGCGGATGCCGCGCGGTGCAACGCCCGATGCCTTGCGCGCGAAGATCGCCGAGCGCATCCAGGGCTGGGCAGCAACCACGCACACCGCGCTGGAAATCCAGCACGAACAGGGCGACTGGATGGCCCGGGACCCCAAGGGCGCCTGGCTAACCACATTGCTGAACATCTACGGTGATACCACCGGGCTCGAAGCCAAGCCCGTGCCGACCGCCGGCAGCACCACGGCCAAGCTGATGCCGAACGCGATCAACTTCGGGCCAGCGATGCCGGGCAAGAAGTACACCGCGCACAACGCGAAGGAGTACAAGGAAGTGCCGGACCTGAACCTGGACATGCAGATGTTCACGGAGATGCTCGTGCGCGTTGGCAATCTGAAATCGATGCAGTAAGAGGCCGTTTCAAACTGAAGCGAAGCGGTTCTGGCTAGGGTGAAGCAGGGGTTTCGGCTCGCATGCGAGCCGCCTGCGGAACGGCATGTGCCTGCGAGCACATGCGCGCCCTGCAAGGGCGGGGCCGCAGACAGTACAAGTCGTACGGCAAGGCCCCGCAACGACGCCAGAATCTTTTTGAAACGGCTTCTAAGGCCGCTCGGCTGGCCCGTGCCGGGATACATCAAAGCGGTGCGACCCGCTAAACGGGTCCGCTAACGGGTCCGCAAAGGGTCCGCTTAGCGGAGTCGTAGCGGGTCGTTTAGCGGGAATTCCTCTTGTTGTTATCGATTTAATCTGTTTTACATGGCTTGCAGCACTGAATAGGCTTTATCCCCGTCCTCACCCCCGTGTGTGCGCCCCCGCGGCCACGGCCCAAGATAAGAACGACGGAGACAAGCCATGGAGAATCGAGTCCGGCGACGCCGGTTTCTCAAGCAGGCTGGCGCGTTGACGGCCAATGCGGTCGTCGGCACCACCGCCCTGAACGCCCTCGCCGCCAGCGGCGACAAGCAGGTCCAGCTCCCCTTCGACAACGGCGCGCGCGAGCTTGTGGCGTTTCCGCAGAAGCGGCCGCTGATCCTGCTGACCAGCCGGCCGCCGCAGTTGGAAACCCCCTTTAGCGTGTTCAACGAGGGGATTCTGACGCCTAACGACGCGTTTTTCGTGCGTTATCACTGGAGCGGCATTCCGACCTCGGTCGACCCACAGACCTATCGGCTCCGCATTGGCGGCAAGGTGAAAACGCCGCTCGAGCTATCACTGGCCGACATCAAGGCCATCGCGCAGCCGATGGAAGTCGTCGCCGTCAACCAGTGCTCGGGCAACAGCCGTGGCTTTCTTGCTCCGCGCGTCAATGGCGGCCAGCTCGCCAACGGCGCCATGGGCAACGCGCGCTGGACCGGCGTGCCGCTGAAGGCCGTGCTCGAACGAGCCGGCGTGCAACCCGGCGCTGTCCAGGTCAGCTTCAATGGCCTCGACCGGCCACCACTCGACAACAGCCCCGACTTCGTCAAATCGCTCGATATCGACCACGCGCTCGATGGCGAGGTCATGCTGGCGTGGTCCATGAATGGCGAAGACTTGCCGATGCTCAATGGCTACCCGCTGCGGCTGGTGGTGCCGGGCCACTACGGTACGTACTGGGTGAAACACCTGTCCGATATCACCGTTCTCGACAAACCGTTCGACGGTTTCTGGGTACAGAGCGCCTATCGCATTCCCGACAACGCCGGGGCCAATGTCGAACCCGGCTCGGCACCGGCACGCACACGCCCGATCGGGCGCTTCAACGTGCGCTCGTTCATCACCAGCCTGACCGAAGGCGCGACGGTCCCGTCCGGACGAGAGACCGTGGTAAGAGGCATTGCGTTCGACGGCGGCTACGGTATCGCCGAAGTCGCATTCTCGGCAGACGGCGGCCGAAGCTGGACGGAAGCCACGCTCGGCCAGGATCTCGGCAAGTACTCGTTCCGCGAATGGCGCGCCGCATTCCGCCCGCCACGCAAGGGTGCCTATGACCTCCGGGTGCGCGCGGTCAATCGTATCGGCCAGAGCCAGCCGATGACGGCGTTGTGGAATCCGGCCGGCTACATGCGCAACGTGGTGGAAACCACGCGCGTCAAGGCAGTCTGAGGAGCCCACCATGCAAAAGACCCCTTGCAGCCGCTTCCCGGCGCGACGCCTTGCCATCAGCCTGGCGCTGATGCTCTCCGCCCTGCCCGCCGCGCACGCGCTGGAAATCCAGCTTCCACCCGAAACCGCAAGCTATCAACCCAGCGAACTGCCCGGCTATCGGCTGGTGCAGCAGAACTGCATGACCTGCCATTCGGCGCAGTACGTGTCGACTCAGCCGCAGTCGCTGGGCCGCGCTTACTGGGATGCCACCGTCAAGAAGATGAAGACTGCCTTCGGCGCGCCACTGCGCGACGAAGACATCCCGGTGATGGCCGACTATCTGGTCCGGACCTATGGTGCGGAACGCCAGACGACCGCTGCCGCGGCCGTATCGCCTGCTCCCGCCGCATCGGCAAAGCCAGCGCCAGCCAAGGCACACGACGCCAGCAGCCTCCTCGCGGCCAACAACTGCCTCGCCTGCCACGCCGTGGACAAGAAGGTGGTGGGCCCCGCATTCCACGATGTTGCCGCGAAATACGCCGGCCAGGCCGATGCCGTCAGCACCGTGATGCGTAGCATCCGCGCCGGAGGCAGCGGCAAATGGGGAAGCGTGCCGATGCCGCCGTTCGCGGATGTCAGCGACGCCGACCTGCGCGAACTGGCTGGCTGGGTACTCGGGCGCTAAAGGACTGCGTTCAGAAGCCCAGGTCGCTCAGGCCCGGATGGTCATCGGGCCGGCGACCGAGCGGCCAGTGGTACTTGCGATCGCTCTCGCGGATCGGTGCGTCATTGATGGATGCATGACGCTGCCGCATCAGGCCGTTCTCGTCGAATTCCCAATTCTCGTTGCCATACGAGCGGAACCAGTTGCCCGAATCATCGTGCCACTCGTAGGCAAACCGAACCGCGATGCGATTGCCCTCGTACGCCCAAAGCTCCTTGATCAGCCGGTAGTCCAGTTCCTTCTGCCACTTGCGGGCAAGAAAGGCCTGAATCTGCTCGCGGCCATGCACGAACTCGGCACGATTGCGCCAGGCGCTGTCGATCGTATAGGCCAAGGCCACACGGGCCGGATCGCGCGTATTCCAGCCGTCTTCGGCTGCACGCACCTTGGCGATGGCGCTTTCACGGGTAAACGGCGGCAGCGGCGGCCGGACTTCGGGGACGTTCGACATCGAGGGACTCCTTCCTGCGTGTGATCAGATGGTGGTGATACAGATCTGTCTACACAGTGTATGTAGACAGATCTGTATGTCAAGCAGGAATACCCCGACTCCGGGATACGGCGAGTCAGCCGATCACATGCGAACCGCCAAGGCGACGGGTTGCAGGTCCGCCAGATACCGGTGGATCTGCGCAACGACCGCCGCGCCCTCACCCACGGCGGCGGCCACGCGCTTGGTCGAGCCGGATCGCACGTCTCCGATCGCGAACACGCCCGGCACGCTCGTCTCAAGCGTGAAGTCGGCGCGTTCGGTGCAGGAGCGATGGGCCTCGTATCCGGTCAGCACGAAACCCTTGGCATCGGTCTCCACATTGCAGGCGCGCAACCATTCGGTGTTGGGCGCCGCGCCGATGAACAGGAATACGTGGCGCATCGGCACAGAAATGCAGTCGGCACCCTGTGTTTGCTCCCGATAGCGCACGATCGACAGCCACTCCTCGCCCTCCAGCGCGGTGATCTGGGCGTGCGTGTGCAACGTGACGTTGGGGAGGCTGCGGATGCGGTCGATCAGGTAGCGCGACATCGTTGCCTCTAGCCCTTCGCCGCGCACGAGGATGTGCACCTCCCTAGCGTGGGACGCCAGGAACACCGCTGCCTGGCCGGCCGAGTTACCGCCGCCGACGAGCATCGCGTGTTCGTCCTTGCACAGCTTGGCTTCTACCGGCGAAGCCCAGTAGTAGACGCCACGGCCTTCATAGCGATCGAGCGAGTCGATCTCCGCGCGACGGTACTGCGCGCCGGTGGCGATCACAACGGTACGCGTGGGAATCTGACGACCGTCCGACAGTTCGATCCGGATCGGATTCTCACCACAATGCAACGCCTTTGCTTCCAGTGGAATCGCCAGATGCGCACCGAACTTGAGCGCCTGGACGAAGGCCCGCCCCGCCAGCGCCTGCCCGGAAATGCCGGTGGGAAAACCCAGGTAGTTCTCGATCCGGGCGCTCGCGCCAGCTTGCCCGCCCGGCGAGCGGCAATCGATCACGGCCACGGACAACCCTTCGGACGCCGCATAGACAGCCGTAGCCAGACCCGCCGGACCAGCGCCGACGACGATCACGTCATAGACATGCTCGGGGTCGAACTCGGGAACCAGGCCAAGGCAACTGGCAAGCTGGCCCTCATCCGGCGCGCGCAGGATGCTGCCATCCGGGCAGATCACCATCGGGAAATCGCTTTGCGGGGCATTGCTGAGATCGAGTAGACAGGTGGAGTCGTGATCCGTCTCGATATCGATCACCTTGTGCGGGTGCCCGTTGCGACGCAGGAACGCCTGCAGCGCCAGCAACAAGGGCTGCGTGCCACGTCCCACCAGGACCGGGCCACTGCCGCGCTCGATCAGGCCGACCCGGCGCAGAATCAACGCCCGCATGATGCGCTCGCCCAAATCGGCCTCTGCCACCAGCAGCGCACGCAGGCGCTCGGGGGCAATCACCAGTGCGACGGTATCCTCGATGGCCAGGGCGTCCACCAGCGCCGGCTTGCCGGTCAGTTGCCCGACTTCCGCCAGAAACTGGCCGGGCCCTTCCTCGGTAATGGTGCTGCGGTTGCCCAGCCCGTCCCGCTGGATGATGCGCGTGTGGCCGGACAGGACGACGTACATCCCGCGCCCCACGTCGCCCGTCGAGAAAAGCATCTCGCCAGCGCGCCACGATCTAACTTCGCCGAAACGGTGAATGCGCTCGATTTCGGCCGCCGTCAGCGTTGGAAACATCTGGTGGCTGCGGGATTCCAGTAGCGAATACGGCGCCTCCAGCCCGGAAACCGGCTCGTGACCACCGTCGCCACCCGAGGTATCAGGATTGGCATCGGTCTCCGATGTCGCCCGCGTCATCTCCATGCTTCCCCCTTGCAATCGTGTGGTGGCCGGATGCTCCGGCCGCGCAAGGATTGATGGTAGTCATGCCTCACGCCTCGCACCAAGTACACATGAAGATTTTAGGCAGCGGCGGCAGGAAAGACCCGACGGATCACCTGCCCTGCGGTTGAAATGTCGAACCCGCCGTTTCATGAAAAAACCGACTTGATACCAGTGATTTAAATCATGGTGAGAATATTAAGCGGTAGCTACACTGTGCTGCGCGCCTGTTGACACGCAACGTCCGCCGCGATTCACAAGGTCCGCTGGCGGAGAACCAGACAGCCCCCAAGCAAGCAAGGAGACGAGATGTACCGCGATCGCATTCGCCTGGCAGACCTGCAGAACAGGATCATGTCGGCCGATCAAGCTGCAGCACTGATTCAGGATGGCATGACGGTAGGGATGAGCGGGTTCACCCGCGCAGGCGACTGCAAGGCCGTACCGGTGGCGCTGGCGCGCCGCGCTGCCACCGATCCGCTGCAGATCACGCTGATCACGGGCGCATCTCTCGGTAACGACACCGACAAGATCCTGGCGGAGAGCAATGTGCTTGCCCGCCGCCTGCCTTTCCAGTCCGACTCCACGCTGCGCCGCAAGATCAACGACGGCGAGGTGATGTTTATCGACCAGCATCTGGGTGAAACCGTCGAGCAACTGCGCAGCGGCCAGATCGCACCCGTCGATATCGCGGTTATCGAAGCCACGGCTATCACCGAGACGGGTGGCATCGTGCCCACCACGTCGGTCGGCAACTCCGCCAGCTTCGCGATGATGGCGAAGAAGGTGATCGTCGAACTGAACCTGAACATGCCGACCGGGCTGGAGGGACTGCATGACATCGCGTTCCCGGTACAACGCCCATATCGCCAGCCGATTCCATTGATCGCCGTCGAGCAACGCATCGGCCTGCCGTACATCCCCGTCGATCCGTCGCGCATCGCCGCGATCGTGATCACCCAGCGCGACGACAGCCCATCGAACGCGCTGCCGCCCGATGGCGAAACGCGCCAGATCGCCGGACACCTGAATGCGCTGCTCGATCGTGAAGTGCGCGCCGGACGGCTCTCGACGTCGCTGCAGCCGCTGCAGGCCGGTATTGGCACGATCGCCAACGCCGTGCTGCACGGGCTGGCCGACTCGCCGTTCCACGACCTGACCATGTATTCGGAAGTCCTGCAGGACA
This genomic interval from Cupriavidus metallidurans CH34 contains the following:
- a CDS encoding FAD-dependent oxidoreductase; translated protein: MEMTRATSETDANPDTSGGDGGHEPVSGLEAPYSLLESRSHQMFPTLTAAEIERIHRFGEVRSWRAGEMLFSTGDVGRGMYVVLSGHTRIIQRDGLGNRSTITEEGPGQFLAEVGQLTGKPALVDALAIEDTVALVIAPERLRALLVAEADLGERIMRALILRRVGLIERGSGPVLVGRGTQPLLLALQAFLRRNGHPHKVIDIETDHDSTCLLDLSNAPQSDFPMVICPDGSILRAPDEGQLASCLGLVPEFDPEHVYDVIVVGAGPAGLATAVYAASEGLSVAVIDCRSPGGQAGASARIENYLGFPTGISGQALAGRAFVQALKFGAHLAIPLEAKALHCGENPIRIELSDGRQIPTRTVVIATGAQYRRAEIDSLDRYEGRGVYYWASPVEAKLCKDEHAMLVGGGNSAGQAAVFLASHAREVHILVRGEGLEATMSRYLIDRIRSLPNVTLHTHAQITALEGEEWLSIVRYREQTQGADCISVPMRHVFLFIGAAPNTEWLRACNVETDAKGFVLTGYEAHRSCTERADFTLETSVPGVFAIGDVRSGSTKRVAAAVGEGAAVVAQIHRYLADLQPVALAVRM
- a CDS encoding acetyl-CoA hydrolase/transferase family protein, producing MYRDRIRLADLQNRIMSADQAAALIQDGMTVGMSGFTRAGDCKAVPVALARRAATDPLQITLITGASLGNDTDKILAESNVLARRLPFQSDSTLRRKINDGEVMFIDQHLGETVEQLRSGQIAPVDIAVIEATAITETGGIVPTTSVGNSASFAMMAKKVIVELNLNMPTGLEGLHDIAFPVQRPYRQPIPLIAVEQRIGLPYIPVDPSRIAAIVITQRDDSPSNALPPDGETRQIAGHLNALLDREVRAGRLSTSLQPLQAGIGTIANAVLHGLADSPFHDLTMYSEVLQDSTIALIDAGKLRFASASSMTLSAPVYRRVLDDIERYKSRLILRPQEISNHPEVLRRLGLITINTALECDIYGNVNSTHVGGTHMMNGIGGSGDFARNAYLSVFVTKSVAKDGKISSIVPMVSHVDNSEHDVDILVTEHGLADLRGLAPRERALQVINNCADPAYRDGLLDYFRRACLRGGQTPHLLEEAFAWHINYREQGTMQPQGHVGKAAIEALAA